CGTTTTTCTCGCTCGGTTTTTCGGGGTTTTGATACAACTCTCTTTGGGCGAAACTATAGCTGAACGGCTCGACCGTCCATGCGTATTCGCTCCGAGATAAGTCGTAGTCCGACGCGATTAGCGTTTTTGGATCGAGCTTAACCTCGTAGCGTTGTCCAACCTGCCAATCTACGCTTGGCTGGAAAACCAAATAGCCCGAGTTCGCCCACGTCCAGTTGCCGTCGATCGACGGCGACACGCTCGCGCCCTGCGTAATCTGTTTGCCTACGTTTTCTAGCGGCGCCACGCCGGCGGCAAAGCTAATAGCTAAGGGATAAATCGAAACTTGCGTTTGAGAGTAATCGGTTCTAGACGGCGCGTAAAAATACGCGTTAGCCGTGATCTGCTCCGTCGGAGCGACGTCGATCGGTTTTGGACGGTTGTCGTACCAGACGTAACCGACATACGAGCCGGCGGCAATCGCAAGCGCCGCTACGACGACGACCGCGCTTAACGTCTTGTGCGCGGCGATCTTGCCCCCCGCAAAGCCCAAAGCTCCGCCGACAGCCCTTAGCCACGGCGGACTTTGCCAATTAACGCTGCCAAATACGCCGCGTAAAATCCATTTCGCGACGCGCCAAATAAACGACGGAACTCTTCCCAAAAAACGCAAAACTTTCATCGTCTTCCCTTAACTGAATAGGTCTTGCGTATTGTATATAATCTAGCCTTGCCGCGCGTTAAACGTAATTTGAGTTAATCGGCTATCGTTCGCAAAGCCGATTTTGCGTATGCTTTCGCAAATACTTTAACAAAAGGTTGGCAATGGCGCCGTTTAGCATTTTTCTGATTTGCATAGCGATTGTAATCGTGTTGACGATTCTCAAAGGGATCGTGATCGTTTCGCAAGCCGAAGTGCGCATGGTCGAACGATTGGGCAAGTTTGATCGCGAATTAAAAGCGGGCTTTCATCTGATTGTGCCGTTTATCGAGCGGGTGGCGGCGATTCTTAGCACAAAAGAGCATATCATCAATATCCCGCGTCAACCTGTGATCACGCGCGATAACGTAACGATTCATATCGACGGAATCGTCTTTATCGCCGTAACCGAACCGTATAAAACCACCTACAACGTTACCAACTATCAGTTGGCGGTTTCAAACCTCGCGCTAACGACGCTTAGAAGCGAGATCGGCGCGATGACGCTAGACGAGATTCTATCCAATCGCGAACATATCAACTCGCGTATCTTGGTTATTTTGGACGAAGCGGGCGCAAACTGGGGGACGAAGGTTACGCGCATCGAGATTAGCGACATCGCCGTGCCGATCGAGATTCAAGAGGCGATGAGCATGCAGATGAAAGCCGAACGCGAAAAACGAGCGATCGAGCTTAAAGCGCAGGCGGACAAAGAGGCGGTGATCCGATCGTCGGAAGCCTATAAAGCCGAGCAGTTTCTAAAAGCCGAAGCGATCGAGAGAATGGCGGACGCGCAAGCCTTTCAGGTCAGGGCGATCGCCAAGGCGCAACAGGAGGCGATCGAGGTTATCGCGACGGCGATTGGTCAAAACGCGCAGTCGGCGGAGTATCTGCTGGCAAAAGATAGGATCGCGGCGTTTAACGAACTTGCCAAAAGTCCGAGCAAAGACAAGATCGTCGTGCCTTACGAAGCGGTCGATCTAATCGGAGCTTTGACGGTTTTTGGCGATACGCTCAAAAAAACGGTCGCCAAATCTTAAACTAAAGGGCAAAAATGGAGATCGGCGCGTGGGTGTTGATCGCGGGCGCGGCGCTGATCGCGCTGGAGCTTGCGACGGGCGGATTTTTCTTGCTTTGGTATGGAATAGGGCTTGCGATCAGCGGCGCGGTCGGCTGGGCGATTGGAAGCGATAAATGGGCGTGGCAGATTGCGATCGGACTCGCGATCGGTTTGGCGTTAATGATCGTCTTTCGCAAGCGGTTGGTTCGCAAACGGCGCGACGAGCCCAAAGACGAGTTTTTGCTTGAAGAGGGCGAAGGGACGGTTAAAGACGACGTTTTGGTCGAGTTTCGCGGCACGCTGTGGCAATACGACGCGCCTGACGGGGCGCGGTTTGCCGCCGGCGAGCGGGTGAACGTCCGCCACGCTTCGGGATTGCGCGTTTTTATCGAGAAAAAGAAGGAGCGCAAATCGGCTTGATCGCGCCCGCCGAATCATTGGCGAGCCGCCGCGCCGTTTTTAACGCAAGAGCGCGATCGGCGGCGGCAAAGCCAAATTAAACATAACGGAAACAAGAGGGCTGATCGCCGACTATCCCGAAACGTTTTTGGAGTATGAACTCCTCTTTGCCGTCGGCGCGAATTAAGCCTTGCCAAATAGCGCCGACGTTGCGATTAACGCGGCGGTATCCGTCCGTAGCGGATAATAAAACAATATCGTCGCCGCGCTATAACGATATAGAAAAACTATAAGAGATAATAAATGCCGCGCAACGCTTTTGCGGCGCCATTAGCGCATACGATCGCAAAGCGCGGGTTTGCTCGCCAATACAAATAAGCGCGAATCTTGATCCTATTATTATCCCCGCAAGAAAGCGTTCGCCCGCTTTAGAAAAAAGCTATTCTTTAGCGCGATCGGCGCGTTTGGCGTAAATTGGGCTATTTGTCGCGCTCCTCGTTTTTTGCCCGTCAATGGCGCGCGGTTAAAAAACGCAAATATAAGTATAATACCGCGCAAAAATCAGGCGAAAAGTTTTTTGATGGCAAAAAAGGCGTTTATCACGGGCATCACGGGGCAGGACGGATCGTATTTAGCGGAGTTCTTGCTTGAAAAAGGTTATGAGGTTTATGCGATTATGCGCAGATCGAGCGTTTTTACGACGCAACGTATCGAGCGTTTTTTCACGCACCCGCGATTGAAAATACATCTAGGCGATCTAACCGACTCAAGCAACCTACACTCTTTGCTCTCCAAAATCCAGCCCGACGAGATATACAACCTAGGCGCGCAAAGTCATGTCGGCGTTAGCTTTGAAGTGCCGGAATACACCGCCGAAGTCGATGCGATCGGCGCTATTCGCATATTGGACGCGATCAAAGATTTGCATCTTAAACCGCGTTTTTATCAGGCTTCCACTAGCGAGCTTTTTGGCGGACTTGCGCATACCGCGCCGCAAAGCGAAACCACGCCGTTTTACCCAAAATCTCCATACGGCGCGGCGAAACTCTACGCCTATTGGATAACGATCAACTATCGCGAATCGTATGATCTATTCGCGTGCAACGGCATTCTTTTCAACCACGAAAGCCCGCGTCGCGGCGAAACCTTCGTAACCAAAAAGATAACTAAAGCCGTCGCCAATATCCGCAAAGGCAAACAGGAGCGGCTTGTTTTGGGCAACCTTAACGCCAAGCGCGACTGGGGTTACGCCAAAG
The sequence above is drawn from the Helicobacteraceae bacterium genome and encodes:
- a CDS encoding paraslipin; this encodes MAPFSIFLICIAIVIVLTILKGIVIVSQAEVRMVERLGKFDRELKAGFHLIVPFIERVAAILSTKEHIINIPRQPVITRDNVTIHIDGIVFIAVTEPYKTTYNVTNYQLAVSNLALTTLRSEIGAMTLDEILSNREHINSRILVILDEAGANWGTKVTRIEISDIAVPIEIQEAMSMQMKAEREKRAIELKAQADKEAVIRSSEAYKAEQFLKAEAIERMADAQAFQVRAIAKAQQEAIEVIATAIGQNAQSAEYLLAKDRIAAFNELAKSPSKDKIVVPYEAVDLIGALTVFGDTLKKTVAKS
- a CDS encoding NfeD family protein; the protein is MEIGAWVLIAGAALIALELATGGFFLLWYGIGLAISGAVGWAIGSDKWAWQIAIGLAIGLALMIVFRKRLVRKRRDEPKDEFLLEEGEGTVKDDVLVEFRGTLWQYDAPDGARFAAGERVNVRHASGLRVFIEKKKERKSA
- the gmd gene encoding GDP-mannose 4,6-dehydratase, which encodes MAKKAFITGITGQDGSYLAEFLLEKGYEVYAIMRRSSVFTTQRIERFFTHPRLKIHLGDLTDSSNLHSLLSKIQPDEIYNLGAQSHVGVSFEVPEYTAEVDAIGAIRILDAIKDLHLKPRFYQASTSELFGGLAHTAPQSETTPFYPKSPYGAAKLYAYWITINYRESYDLFACNGILFNHESPRRGETFVTKKITKAVANIRKGKQERLVLGNLNAKRDWGYAKEYVEAMWLMLQQNTPSDLVIATGETHTIREFVELAFAQIGVEIVWRGEGINEKGIDRESGKTLVEIDARYFRPAEVELLCGDPSKAQKLLGWKAKTMLKELVKLMVEYDLRHDDYGGEE